In a single window of the Acidobacteriota bacterium genome:
- the infA gene encoding translation initiation factor IF-1, with translation MKEEMIEMSGVVIDKQPNAFFKVKLNDSDHIVLATISGRMRRNRIRILMGDRVDIELSPYDLTKGRITYRHK, from the coding sequence ATGAAAGAAGAAATGATAGAAATGTCGGGCGTTGTAATCGACAAACAGCCCAACGCTTTCTTTAAGGTGAAACTGAACGATTCAGATCATATCGTGCTTGCGACCATATCGGGCCGCATGCGCCGAAACCGTATTCGCATCCTTATGGGCGACCGCGTGGATATCGAACTCTCGCCGTATGATCTGACCAAAGGCCGTATAACCTACCGCCACAAGTAG